In Deinococcus psychrotolerans, the genomic window GTTGTTGACGAAAGTGTTGTAACCCGGAGCGATCAGCACGATTTCGTGTCCACCGCGCGGCAAGTTGAGATCGAGGCCACCGTTTTGGATGGTGCCGACCTGGCGTCCGTCCACGAAGATCAGTGCGCCGTTGACGCTGCTGCGGATATTGACCGCCGCAGTGTTGCTCACGGGCGGGGCGGGCGTCACCACGGTGTTGAATTCCACGTTGACGTTGGTGGTGGCGTTGGCGCGTACCGTGATGGTGGCGCTGTAATCGCGGTAGCCGGGGGCGGTGATCTTCAGCGGGTAGCTGCCGGGGCGAATGGCGCTGAAGGTCTGGTTGGCGTCACCGAGACGCTGACCATTCAGGTAGACGACCGCGCCGGAGACGTTGGTGCCGACAAAGACGTTGCCGGTTTGGCTTTGCTGCTGCGAGGCGACGTTGTAAAACGCGGTGTCGCTGACCCAGCTGTTTTGTGGGATCGGGCTGACCACGATGCTGAGCGCCTGAGCGAGCTGCTGCTGGCCTTTGGCATTCACGTCGGCAAACGAGTCCTGCTGGCTGGAGAACTTGCTGAGGTCGCCGAGGTTGAGTTCGGTTTTGCTGGCCAGCACCAGCACTTTGTTCAGGCCCACCGGGCCGGCGATGTCAAAGGTAAACTGATCGCCCGCTGCAGGGAAGGTCTTGACGACGTTGGCCTTGACGAAGTTCGCGCCGTTGGCATAGCGGTTGGGGAGAAGCTGATCGACCTTGCCGGTGCCGTCCACGTTAAACAGGTAAACGTAGGCGTCCTGGCTGGAGCGGACGTTGAGGGTGATCTTCTCGTCGATTTTGTAGTTGGGGATTTGGGTGCCGTCGGGGTTCTTGTCCGTCCACACCGAGACGCTGAGGTCAGGCTGAACCGGGTTGACGATAATGCTCTGGGCGCTGATCTTGGGGGCCGCCATGGCGCTGCTGAGCAGCAGCGCGGCGGGCAATACGAGTAGTTTTTTCATTGGAGCCTCCTGAAAAGAAGCCTAAACTGCAAAAGGTGACGTCCCATGAGGGCGAGAGGAGAAACCCTTTACCAAGATTCAGGCTTGCGTCAGCTTTGCAGGGCGTGATGGGTGTGAGAAACAAAAAAACACGCCCTGAGACAAAACTCAGCGCGTGCGTTGGTTGGGGCACATGGATTCGAACCATGATCACCACTTCCAAAGAGTGGTGTCCTGCCGTTGGACGATGCCCCATCACCTCTTCCCGCTTGGTGCTTGGCCGGGGAAGCATAGAACGGGGGAAAGTATACCAGCGGGGCGGGGCGTTGGTCAAGTGAGGCTGGGGCGGCAAAGGGCGAGAAACTTCGCAGCGCCTGACAGCATTGGGGCGCTGGCGCTCGGCCCAAAAAAACCCAGCTCAATCCGGTCAAGGAGAGCTGAGTTTTTTGAGTTGAACAGTGCTTAGCGGCGGCGGCGAGCCGGTTGCGGCCCCACACGCCCGCCACCCACGTCACTTCTGCCCGCGTCATTTCGGGGTGCGGCGTTGCGGCTGTCAGCAGGGCGGCTCTGGCGCTGGCCACCGCCGCCCTGCCCACCCTGACTTCCTGCTCCGCCGCTGCGGGCCTGAGTCTGTCCACCGCTGCTGCGTTGCCCCTGGCCCCTGCCGCGTCCACCTTGAGCGGGACGGGGCTGCTCCAACTTGGCTTCGACTTTGGCGTGGTAATCAAAGCCTTCCAAGTTGCGGCGGGTCAGGGTGCGCTTGGTGAAGCGCTCGATGCTGCGGATTTCATCTTCTTCCTGCGGGCTGACCAGGGTAAAGGCGGTGCCGGTCTTGCCGGCGCGGGCGGTGCGGCCCGCGCGGTGAACGTAGTCCTCGGCGGCCACTGGCACGTCGAAGTTCACCACGTGACCCAGCGAATCGATGTCGATGCCGCGTGCGGCGATGTCGGTGGCGACCAGCACCCGGTATTTGCCGCTCTTGAAGCCTGAGAGCGCTTCGGTGCGGGCATTTTGCGAGCGGTTGCCGTGAATGCGCTCGGCGCTGATTCCGGCGTTGACCAGTTGCTCGGCCAGGCGGTTGGCGCGGTGCTTGGTGCGGGTAAACACCAGCACGCTGTCCATGTTGACCTCGGCGTCGGCCAGCAGGCCGATCAGCAGCTTGGACTTGAGTTCGCCGTGAACCGGAAACAGCGCCTCGGCGATCTTGTCGTTGGTGCGGCCCTGGTGCTTGACGCCCACACGCACCGGGTGGTGCTGAAACTCGCCGGCCAATTTGAGAATGCTGTCGGGCATGGTGGCCGAGAACAGCAAGGTCTGGCGCTTGTCAGGCAAGACGCGCAGCACCCGGCGGATGTCGGGCAAGAAGCCCAGGTCGAGCATTCTGTCGGCTTCATCGAGCACCAGCACTTCGAGGGCGCTGAAATTGATGTTGCCCTGACCGATGTGGTCGAGCAGGCGGCCCGGCGTGGCGATCACGATGTCGGTGCCGGCCCGCAGCGCTTTTTGCTGGGGCCCCTGCGAGACGCCGCCGAAAATGCTGACGACCTTGAGGTGGGTGTTGGCGATCAGGAAGCGGGCGACTTCTTCAATTTGTGCGGCCAGTTCGCGGGTGGGGGCCAGCACCAGAGCGCGGGTGCCGCGTGCCCGCTGGGTCAGGAGGCGCTCGATGACCGGCAGCAAAAAGGCCACGGTCTTGCCGGAACCTGTCGCGGCGGTGCCCAGCACGTCTTTGCCCATGCGGGCGGGCGGCAGAGCCAAACCCTGAATCTCGGTCGGGACGGTGTACTTCAGCGCGTCGATGGCCTCGCGCAGCGGCGCGGGCAGCTGCATCTCCTGAAAGGTAAAGGAAGCGGTGGTGCTGGGTGTAGCGGCGTCAGTGGTGGGGCGGGGCGCGTCTAAAACAGTCATTTGAACTCCACGAACAGACACCCGCTCTGCGGCGGTGAGTTGTCCGGTTATGTGAAAGCGGCAAAATTTCGCCAGCCCTGCGGCGAAGGGGGTGTGCCATATGGTCAACACGGTGAACGCGGGACGTTCATCTGGCCGCAGTGTTGTGTGAGGGGTACAGAAATAGATCAGGGCAGCGGCCCACTTGCAAAAGAGTCTAGCGCATCTCGGGGCACAGTTTCGGCCTGCTACTCAGGCAGGAACACCCCAGCACATCGAGCCAGTTCTTTAAGCTTCTTGGCTTAGCTTGCACCGCCGGGGCAGCGGTGTTAAACTGTCTAGGCTTCCGAAGTTCGCCAGTGGCGACTGAAGAGTACAGGCGGGGGTTCTTAGCTCAGTTGGTAGAGCATCGGTCTCCAAAACCGAGGGTCGTAGGTTCAAGTCCTGCAGGGCCCGCCACAAAAGTAAAATGCCCCGCTGCGTGCGGGGTTTTTTTGGTCTTAGGCCGGATTTTACCGCTCCTCCAGTACCTTGACCCGTTCTTCGAGGGCTGCTACTTTGCGTAGGAGCGCTGCCAGCAGCAGGGCGTAGTGGTCATACAGCTTGGGGCGCTCCATCTTGAGATCGCCGGCCATCCAGCCCGAGAGCAAGCGTTCGGCCCCGGCCAGCACCTCGTCGTCGCTGACGGCGCTGGCGCTTCTGCCCTGCAAGATTTCTTTGGCAAAATTGAGTTCACGTTCTTCCATCTGCCCAGTGTGCCACCGAGTGACGGGCCTGAGGGCAGAAGATGTCAGCACTTTTCTTCATTCGGGCCGCTTAGACTGTGAGGCATGACCAGCAGCAGCAACAACGGCCCCCTTCCCGCTCAGCACGGCCAGTTCCGGGTCGCCAGCTTACCCACCGGCCCCCTTCAGGAAAACGCCGTTCTGGTGTGGGACGCGGCCAGCGCCGAGGGCTTTTTGATCGATCCGGGCGATGAGGCCAGCAAAATTTTGGCGTGGGTGATGCGTCACGGCGTCAAGGTGCGGGCTATTTTGCTGACCCACGCGCACTTCGACCACATCGGGGCGGTGCAGCCGCTCAGGGAAGCGCTGAATGTGCCGGTGTGGCTGCATGAAGCCGACTTGCCGATTTACCGCGCCGGAGCGCAGAGCGCAGAGCGCTGGAATCTGCCGTTCGTGCAGCCCGCCGACCCCGAACACTTCATGGAGCAGGGGCAGGTCTTTAAGGCGGGCAAACTCGAACTGATTGCCCGCGAGCTGCCGGGCCACGCGCCGGGGCATGTGGTGCTGCTGGGCGAGGGGCTGGCCATCGTGGGCGACACGCTGTTTCAGGGCGGCATCGGGCGCACCGATTTGCCGGGCGGCAGCCACCCCCAACTGATGCAGGGCATCAAAGCAGAGCTGCTCAGCTTGCCGGAGGGCACCGCCATTTATCCGGGTCACGGCGGCAGCAGCAGCATCGGAGCCGAGAAAGCCAGCAATCCGTTTTTGCTGTAGGGGAGGGAAGATGTGCCCGGCTCCAAGTTCGGCTAGCCTGCACGCATGAGCCATCTCTATTACCTTGTTGGGCCACCCGGCAGCGGCAAACTTACTGTGGGCAAGGCTCTTTGTGCGGTGACGGGTGCAGCCTTGCTCGACAACCATCTGGCTAACGATTCCGTGTTTCTTGCGGCTGGAATCAACGGGGAGGGCGTGGTGGCTGACGACATCTGGGAGCTGTGCTTCGCGGTTCGCAAGGCCATTCGCGCCGCCACCCTGCATGCGCCGAGGACGCTAGCGCACATCTTCACCAATTACCTGACCGCCGAGGAGCGTGAGTGGCGCAATGTGGAGCGGCTGCGCGAATTGGCGGGCGTGCGTGGCGTGCCCTTCATCCCGGTGTGGCTGACGTGCCTGCTGCCCGAACTTAAGCGCCGAATGCTGCTGCCGGAACGCGCCGAGCGTCTCAAGCTGCGTGACCCCGCACAACTGCGCGAACTGATGGAGAAAGCGGGCACTTTGCCGTCGCCGCCGGACGCCCTGCTGCTGGATACCTCCGCCTTTCAACCCGCAGAATCCGCCCGGCCAATCGTGGAATTTGCCCACCGCCAACCCCAAGCTGACAGCCACCTGACCTAAGCTGCCAGAATAAAGGGCGTGAGCCATGTGGTGGTCATTGAAGACGAGAGCACCGTTCAGGGCGTGCTGAAATTTCACTTGGAGCGGGCCGGACTGCGGGTATCGGCGTTTGGCACCGTGGAAGACGCCCTGCCTAGCCTTACTGCCGCCGACGCCCTGGTGCTCGATTGGATGTTGCCCGGCGAGAGCGGCCTGAGTTTTTTGCGGCGGCTGCGTGCGGATCAGGAACTCAAAAAGTTGCCGGTGCTGATGCTCACCGCCCGCGCCGCCGAGGCCGAGCGAATCGAGGGCCTGGAGACGGGAGCCGACGATTACCTCACCAAGCCGTTCTCGGCCGCCGAGTTGGTGGCGCGGGTGCGGGCGCTGCTGCGGCGCACCCAGGCCGAGGTGCCGCAGGTCATCGCGCTGGGGCCGCTGAGCATTGACGTGCCCGCCGCCGAAGCCAAGAAAGACGGCGCAGCGCTCAATCTGACCCGCCGCGAGTTCGACCTGCTGACTTTTTTGGCGCTCAACGCCGGGCGGGTCTACTCGCGCACCGAGCTGCTCGATAGGGTCTGGGGCGCGGACTTTTTGGGCGGTGAGCGCACGGTGGATCAGCACATCACCCAACTGCGGGCCCACCTCGGCGACGATCCGGCCAGCCCCAAGTTTCTGGAAACGGTGCGCGGCAAAGGCTACCGAATGCGAACGTGGAATCCTTAAAGGTGCAGCGCTCGCCGGACGGTCTTCCTGAGGCGGACGCTTGGCAAGACGCTTTGCCGCAGGCGGTGGTGCGCTTTGAAGAAGGCCGGATCACCCACCTGAACGCCGCCGCCGCCCGGCTGTGGGGGGTCAGCAACCAAAAAGCGGTGGGGCGCACGCTGCTCGAAGTGCTGCGCCGCCACACCCTCGAAGCCCTGGCCGAGCGCGGCGGCGAACTCGAACTCGACGTGGCGGGCCGCACTCTGCGCTGCGTGGCGGTGCCGGGTGCGCTGATCGTCGAAGACGTCACCGACCACCGCCGCCGCGAGGCCGAGTTGCGCGAGGCCACCGCCATCTTGTCGCACGAGTTCCGCACCCCTGTCACCGGCCTGCGCGGGGTGTTAGAAGCGCTGGAATACGCCATGCCCACCGAGATGCAGCAGAGCTTTGTCAAACAGGGTCTCCAAGAAGTCGAGCGCCTCGCCCGCTTGGTCGAAGACCTGGCAGTGGGCTTCAGGCCGACCCGCGCCCGCACCGTGCCGCTGAGCGAAGTCTTTTTGCGGGCCGAGCGGCTGCTGCTGCCCGAGCTCAGCGCCCACGCCGCCCAGCTCAGCTTTGGCGACGACCATCTGGTGCGGGCCGATCCCGACAAGCTGCTGCAAATTCTGCTCAATCTCACCGAAAATGCCCTCAAGTACGGGCCACGCGGCGCGGCGATCGAGGTGCGGGCGGCGGCGCGGGGAAGCTGGGTGGAAGTCTCGGTCAGCGACGAGGGTGAGGCGCTGAGCAGCACCGAGCACC contains:
- a CDS encoding DUF4384 domain-containing protein produces the protein MKKLLVLPAALLLSSAMAAPKISAQSIIVNPVQPDLSVSVWTDKNPDGTQIPNYKIDEKITLNVRSSQDAYVYLFNVDGTGKVDQLLPNRYANGANFVKANVVKTFPAAGDQFTFDIAGPVGLNKVLVLASKTELNLGDLSKFSSQQDSFADVNAKGQQQLAQALSIVVSPIPQNSWVSDTAFYNVASQQQSQTGNVFVGTNVSGAVVYLNGQRLGDANQTFSAIRPGSYPLKITAPGYRDYSATITVRANATTNVNVEFNTVVTPAPPVSNTAAVNIRSSVNGALIFVDGRQVGTIQNGGLDLNLPRGGHEIVLIAPGYNTFVNNYNVSQGGTITITPKR
- a CDS encoding sensor histidine kinase; the encoded protein is MESLKVQRSPDGLPEADAWQDALPQAVVRFEEGRITHLNAAAARLWGVSNQKAVGRTLLEVLRRHTLEALAERGGELELDVAGRTLRCVAVPGALIVEDVTDHRRREAELREATAILSHEFRTPVTGLRGVLEALEYAMPTEMQQSFVKQGLQEVERLARLVEDLAVGFRPTRARTVPLSEVFLRAERLLLPELSAHAAQLSFGDDHLVRADPDKLLQILLNLTENALKYGPRGAAIEVRAAARGSWVEVSVSDEGEALSSTEHLFQAHTRGDHAPGLGSGMGLYIVRSIVQGWGGQAWAERREGRNAFVFTLPGVAGLV
- a CDS encoding DEAD/DEAH box helicase yields the protein MTVLDAPRPTTDAATPSTTASFTFQEMQLPAPLREAIDALKYTVPTEIQGLALPPARMGKDVLGTAATGSGKTVAFLLPVIERLLTQRARGTRALVLAPTRELAAQIEEVARFLIANTHLKVVSIFGGVSQGPQQKALRAGTDIVIATPGRLLDHIGQGNINFSALEVLVLDEADRMLDLGFLPDIRRVLRVLPDKRQTLLFSATMPDSILKLAGEFQHHPVRVGVKHQGRTNDKIAEALFPVHGELKSKLLIGLLADAEVNMDSVLVFTRTKHRANRLAEQLVNAGISAERIHGNRSQNARTEALSGFKSGKYRVLVATDIAARGIDIDSLGHVVNFDVPVAAEDYVHRAGRTARAGKTGTAFTLVSPQEEDEIRSIERFTKRTLTRRNLEGFDYHAKVEAKLEQPRPAQGGRGRGQGQRSSGGQTQARSGGAGSQGGQGGGGQRQSRPADSRNAAPRNDAGRSDVGGGRVGPQPARRRR
- a CDS encoding MBL fold metallo-hydrolase, which produces MTSSSNNGPLPAQHGQFRVASLPTGPLQENAVLVWDAASAEGFLIDPGDEASKILAWVMRHGVKVRAILLTHAHFDHIGAVQPLREALNVPVWLHEADLPIYRAGAQSAERWNLPFVQPADPEHFMEQGQVFKAGKLELIARELPGHAPGHVVLLGEGLAIVGDTLFQGGIGRTDLPGGSHPQLMQGIKAELLSLPEGTAIYPGHGGSSSIGAEKASNPFLL
- a CDS encoding winged helix-turn-helix domain-containing protein; amino-acid sequence: MSHVVVIEDESTVQGVLKFHLERAGLRVSAFGTVEDALPSLTAADALVLDWMLPGESGLSFLRRLRADQELKKLPVLMLTARAAEAERIEGLETGADDYLTKPFSAAELVARVRALLRRTQAEVPQVIALGPLSIDVPAAEAKKDGAALNLTRREFDLLTFLALNAGRVYSRTELLDRVWGADFLGGERTVDQHITQLRAHLGDDPASPKFLETVRGKGYRMRTWNP